The Triticum aestivum cultivar Chinese Spring chromosome 5A, IWGSC CS RefSeq v2.1, whole genome shotgun sequence genomic sequence ATGCTGATGGACAGAAAAGGTTGTAAACCAAATAAATAGATACTAACAAGGCTAATTTATGACAATCATATTAAATGAAGTACTTTAAGCGTATATTTCTCGGTAAAGTTCAGAAACATATAAAAGGACAATGTCCGGCTACTAAATTCTTACTAACGGCATCTCCAATCAGACCCTCAAAACGCCCGCAAACGTCCGGGCCGAGCTGCTCGGACACCGCAAGCCATCCAATTCGGGCGTAAATCCGCTTGTCCGAAATCCTGCAAACCGGACGCAAACAGGAGGAGGTTTGCGGGCGTTCGGACCGTCATCATGTACGCGTCTAGCACCCCGGTCCCAACCAAAAACATCTCCCGCGCGACCGCACCTCCGCTCCCCGCACCGCATTCATGCCGATCCAGAGCGAACGCCACCGGTCACTGGAGCCACCATTAAAGCGGCATCCTGTCCATGCCGCGTCGCGAACTTCACACCTATTCAATGTCGGAGAGACATGACTGGACGAAACGGGACGACTAACTACTGCATTCAAAACTAGTGCCCGTTCGCCTGCTTGTCGGCATTAAACATGCACGGCGTCTGAGAAACCCACTCCGGCGCCCGCATTGAACCGCCCACCGCTTGTCCTGGCCCATGACCGCTATTTATGCGTGGCCACGCTTGGCACGATTCGCACCGCAACACGCCTGCTTCTGTTCCTCCTCCGTGCGCCACCTCCGCTATGACCAGGAGCTCTAGAGTGATGTGGGAGAGCCTCTTGACGAAGCAGAAGCACAAGTTGGCCGGCGTTGCAGTGGGATGGCAGGCCCGTCATGCGCGACGGATAGAGGCCGGCTTGCTGGTGAGCTCACCGGAGGTGAGCGAGGACGACACAGCGATGGAGGAGGCGTCCGATGACGAGCGAACACCCCCACCGGCATTGGTGCATGCTTACTTTACCATGGAGCAGGCGCAGGTgcaaggaaaggaaacatagtcTAACAAGGACTCCTAGACCAATACTAATACTCCCTAACACCCTCCTCAAATGCAAAGCGTATGCAATAGCATTGCATTTGAAGAAGTTTAGTAGTAAAAGAAAAAAATGATAATCCAATTCTGCGTCTTGAGAGTGTTGCCATAGCATGAAGAGCCTTCAAAACTTGTCGAGTCAAGCCAAAGGGGAGAATGAAGAGATGACACATCAGAGAAAGACACCACATCAGTAGAAGATACAGAAGATGGATGTCAAAGGACGATGGCACATCAAGAGAATAAAGCATTGCGCAGAAAATCATAGCCCATGACAACTAATGACAAAAGAAACTCGCTAACTAAGGACAATGGGCGTAGATTGACACACATCCTTCATGGGACCCACCCACCGCCCCGTCCACCTTATCCTTATCTCTCGGCCGAGTCATCTTATTCCTTTGATTTCTCCTTCCCCATTCCCATCCACCTCCATGAATGAGAGACACCCAAACAGGACGATGCTGCAAGCCCCACCCAAACTGTTGTTGCAAGCCGTGCTGAGGCTGCAAGGCAAGGCGCCAGCCATCGCTCCCAGCCACTGGCGTGCGAGATCGGGGCTCGGCTGCTGCCCAACCAGCACACCGGCGTGCGAGATGGGCTTGGCTGCTGCCCAACTAGCGCACCGGCGTGCGAGATCAGGGCTCAGCGGCGCCCTAAGAAGTTTAGTAGTAAAAGAAAAAAATGATAATCCAATTATGCGTCTTGAGAGTGTTGCCATAGTATGAAGAGTCTTCAAAACTTGTCGAGTCAAGCCAAGGGGGATAATGAAGAGATGACTCGTCAGAGAAAGACACCACATCAGTAGAAGATACAGAAGATGGATGTCAAAGGAAGATGGCACATCAAGAGAATAAAGCATTGCGCAGAAAATCATAGCCCATGACAACTAATGACAAAAGAAACTCGCTAACTAAGGACAATGGGCGTAGATCGACACACATCCTTCGTGGGACCCACCCACCGCCCCGTCCACCTTATCCTTATCTCTCGGCCGAGTCAACTTCTTCCTTCGATTTCTCCTTCCCCATTCCCATCCACCTCCATGGATGAGAGACACCCAAACAGGACGATGCTGCAAGCCCCACCCAAACCGTTGTTGCAAGCCGTGGTGAGGCTGCAAGGCAAGGCGCCAGCCATCGCTCCAAGCCACTGGCGTGCGAGATCGGGGCTCGGCTGCTGCCCAACCAGCACACCGGCGTGCGAGATGGGCTTGGCTGCTGCCCAACTAGCGCACCGGTGTGCGAGATCAGGGCtcagccccccctccccccccccacccatGGATGAGCCCTTGCAGCAGACAGGTTCACGGCCGGCCTTGCAGCACCAGCTGACCATGGATCTCGCAGGGGCAGCAACGCTTCGTGGTGCTGCAAAGCGGCATCCAACGTGACACGCTCGTCGTGCTGTCGGCGTCCGACGCGATGTGCTCTGCTCGTGTTGCTGCAGTGAAGTTCGACGGGTTGCAATGGAGTGCTGCCGAAGACTGCAATGGAGCACCACTTGAGTCGTTAAAGGTCAGTCGGGGCTGCATTGAAGCGATGCCGGAGCTGCAATGAAGTGCACCAGAGCTTCATTGAATCATGCCGGAGCTGCAATGAAGAGCACCGGAGCTGCATTGAAGCATGCTAGAGCTACGATGAAGCGCCACGGGGTCGTTGAAGCTCGTCGGGGGTTGCAATGGAGGGCTGCCGGGGATTGCAATGTACTGCGCTGGGGCTGCAATGGAGCATTGCCGGTGCTTCGCGCCGCATGGTGCTGCCATGGAAGCTGGTGCGCTGAAGCTTTTTTCGTCGCGCTTGGCGTTGCCATTTGAGCAGCACCCGGATGGCTTCTCGGTGTTGCGATGCAGTGGTTGCCGACGGCTCCGATGCCGCGAGGTCGTGTGCAGATGTTGGATAATGTGTGTGGTGGATGGAAGAACAAAGGAGGAAGACGTTGACTCCGTTTGCTGCGATTGCACGGCCAGTATCCGTCAGACCGGACGGCTGGCtaggtggcttaattttgtaaaaAATCAACCGACTGATTTGTAGCAACCGCTTGAAGGCCCAAGGGGCATATATATACTCGTATCACGCAAGACTTGAGGTGTAAGGAAAGGAAACGTAGTCTAATAAGGACTCTTAGACCAATACTAATATTTCCTAACAAAATTTAAATGAAAATCATCCGATTTGCATGAAAATCATTCGGTTTGTTCAGATTCCGTTTGAAATGTCTCCGGACGTTTGACGTACACGGTTGGATAGCCGCCTCCCGTATCCATGTCCGCAGATGCATCCGCGGACGGATCATGTGTCCATTTTAGGGGTCCGAGTTGGAGATGACCTAAGTTACTATTACCGAGAAATATTTACAACACTTTTTTGCAAGGAAATATTATGAGTTTTACTCTCATAAAGGTTAGTGCATACATATTTAATAACCCAATTATGTTTAGCTTAGCTTATCCTTGATAAGTTCGCTGGTCTGAGAAACCTTAACAACAAAAATGATTACTGCTAGTTCCGACCCGGATGTAATCCCGTTAGCCACCTAATTGCTGTGAATTGACTGGGTTCAAATTTCAGTACCCAGAGATTATAGATTTATTCATGTTTTCAGATGTATGGTCATCTGTATTTTGTGAAATTTAATCGTACGGCATATTCATCATATAAATTTTCGACAATGGATAGCTATCTTTGGTGGGCAAGTGCTTTAGCGTGCTTTTTATGATAAGGTAACCCGGTTGCTTGATCAGAGCCATGGTGTTGATCCCTTCCTATCTGGACTGTTCTCTCCGTACTGACAGAGTAACAGAGAGATTCACTGATCAACAGTTTCTATTCACAAAAAATCAGAGTAACAGTGCAACGAAAACAGAGGACGAAACAGAGAGGCTCCCGTCACGGGAGGAGACctaaccgccgccgccggagaccccgcctcctccccctcctccctccctcgccgccgcccgagggCGCGGCCGGGCAAAGCCCGGTTGCCGCCGCCGGCGGTGGGGCGGCCTCTCCTCTTTGCTTGGCAGCGGGTGGCGCGGGACGACGCATCCAGGTGGAGGCGCGGCGCGTGCGGGGGGCATGGCGGCGCGGCGACCGGCCGGCAGGCGACGCCGCCTGGTCATGGTGGCTGCGCGGGCGGCTCCGTGTCCGCGAGGGTGGCGCCAGGGGCGCCGGCGGCCATGGCTGGGCATGCCCAGATCTGGCTCCTGGTGTGCCTCCGGGAGACTTGGGCTCAACGGCGGCCGGGCTGGTTCGGCTCGCGTGGGAGCTCGGCTGGCGGTGGATTTGGTTGCCGCTGCACCTCGTGGTCGGCTCTGTGGAAGATGGTGGTGGATGGCGCCGGATCTGATGCGTAGATCCTGGCGGATGGTGCGGGTGGGGCGGTTGCTCAGCGTGGTGGCTGCTCTggccgtgggcggcggcgacaCGATGAGGTCTGGCTTTGCGGCGACCTTCCTGTGACGTGTCGGCTACACGATGGTTCGGTGGTCTCGGCCACGGCGAGGACCGGACTCTGCTTTGGCGTCGGTTCGTCTGCGTTCGGACCGTCTCGACCTTCGCCATCTCCTCGTCGCCCGGGCGTTATTCCCATCAAAGGGCTGGTCTTCTCTCAATTGTGGTCCACCGCTTGTCTCGCGCCCGGTGCTGCAgaaccgagctcgtctcgcgcacggtgcagaAGGACTAACCTCGTCCCCCTCCCGATGCTGCAGGactgagctcgtctcgcgcacggtgcagcaggactaACCTCGTCCCCCTCCCGATGCTGCAGGactgagctcgtctcgcgcacggtgcagcaggactgacctcgtcccccTCCCGGTGCTGCAGGACCGAACTCGTCTCGCGCTCGGGGTAGCAGGACGGGTCGGTGGATGCCAGTTCTGGCCGGCCTGTTGGGTCTCGACGCTGGGGGTCGCCCAGGGGTacgaaaggtgggacctttccgctcgtTTTTTTTGTTGGGGTTgcggcgggtctcgggtgaggtggtgttaAGGTCTTGGATGCCGAGGCGgtggccctggtggtggtagcacggtgctcttgggcagagagcccgtgccttggtgctgcccggtcaccatggccgtgtgggcgcaTGGTTGCCGAGGTGTGGCGTTCGATGGCAGTGAGcgttggccgaggtgaaaacctgttctatcttcggacggaccggcggcggcgaagatcgttcccttcttgaaggcgtcgtcgcggctctcattgcccgtcatgcgACTCCAGGGAAAACTCTGATACTAGGATCGAGcagtggcggcgctccggtgtcgtaccCTTCCCGAAGACGCCTCCTTGGAACacatggttcgtcatatgtagcttcatctcttcgtggtggcagtgctaggggtggtgttgctgcgctcggcgcctatgtatcctgccctgggtgtgtgcgtgtgttgcggtgGCGTGTGTTTGTACTGGGTGCTTAATgatcggtgctttatatataaagcgaggCGAAACCTTTTTTGGCAAAAATCAGAACATAACAAGTGGACTTAAAATCAGAATGCCGTTATTAGCAGTCATCTTTCTATGTGAGGACACTTTTTTTTCAATGAAAATATGAAGTTCACTTCCAATGGAAAAATCACACCAAAATACCTTCAAACAATCGTCCAGATGGATCAAGGAAATATCCCTATGATAGGATGACCTGAAATGGAAAAGGGGAATCAAGCATTGCTTAGAACTGTTATTGTAGTAAAAGAGCACGGAATATACTCCATAAGAGGCTTCTAAAAGTTTTGTGATGAAATCCAATGTAAAATAAACACTATTTATCAGCATAACTAGTAATGCAGGAACACGATAAATGCCATGTTTAAAAACAAGCAACTCATGTGAACAAAGCGAACTGTAATCATTCATTGTATGACGACATGGTTTGCTACATTCATACAAAGATTGTGGGTTCAAATTTGCAGCTTCATCTGTAAATTGGTAAAAATTTGCAATCCTGTTTTCACAAGTGTAAGTTTGCTAGGACAGTAGAAACACACGCTATAGAGTGCTATGAACGAACATATATTGAGTAAATACCATACGGCATTGCTTCACTCTTCGATTCGGAATTTACGAAGCTTCTGGCAGCCACAAATTTGCATTCAACTAAAATTTGATTATGCAACTTCACAGCTCTCGACCTGCTAGAGAATTACAGTGTCCAAGTTATCATAGGCCCTCAAACATCTTCACAAGCAGCATTTGTATCGGCTCTCGGGAATAAAACTCAGGTCCCTGTCATCTCCTTCACAGCAACAAGCCCATCTCTTTACTCTGGCAGTCTTCCATATTTTGTTCGTGCAACATTGAGTGACTCTACACAAGTGAATAGCATTGCCTCCCTAATTAAGGTCTACGGGTGGAGACAGGTGGTGCCAATTTATGAAGAAACTGACTATGGTAGAGGTGTCATACCATATCTCATCGAcgccctccaagaaattgatgcCCGTGTTCCCTATCGGAGTGTGATCCCTCTGTCAGCAACTACTGAACAAATTACCCAAGAACTCTATAAGTTAATGACAATGCAAACAAGGGTCTTCGTGGTGCATATGTCACCTGATTTGGCGTCAATCCTCTTCACAAAGGCAAAAGAGGTTGGTATGATGAAGAAAGGATTCGTATGGATCATGACAGATGGACTAACCAATGTCATAGACTCCATGGACCCTTCTGTCATGGATGCAATGAATGGTGTTTTAGGTGTAAAATTTTATACTCCTAAATCAGCAGAATTGGATAACTTCACCATACGCTGGAACAGGAGATTACAGATTGATAACCCAAATGATCCACCACTGAAACCAACCATATTTGAACTCTGGGGCTATGATACTATATGGGCGGTAGCACAAGCAGTTGAAAACCTTGGTATTAAGAACAAAACATCATTTCAAAAACCAGCAGTTGCAAGAAATATGACAAGCTTGGGAACTTCTGTTTATGGACCGGATCTCCTAAAGACCATCTTGCAATACAAATTTAGAGGTTTGAGTGGTCATTTTGACCTTTCTGGCAGGCAGCTGCAAGCCTCTACATTTCAGATCATAAATGTAGTTGGTAAAGGGTGGCAACAAATTGGGTTTTGGACTGCAGAGAATGGTATTTCCCGGCGACTATATCACGGGGAAGCAATGCCACATCATTCAGGCTTAGCTTCTGACCTAAACCCCGTGATTTGGCCGGGAAAATCAACAGAGATACCGAGAGGGTGGGAAGCTCCTGTAAATGGGAAGAAGCTTCGAGTAGGAGTGCACGCAAGTGTATACCCACAATTTATGACAAGTGAAAAGGATCCAATCACAGGGGCAACTAAAGCAAGTGGCCTTTCAATTGATGTATTCGAAGAGGCAGTTAAAAGACTTCCCTATGCACTACCCTATGAATATGTAGCATTTGGCACTACAAATGACACAAGCAGTGGAGGTTATGATGATTTTATTTACCAAGTTTACCTTAAGGTAATAACCGCAACAGGGCTTCAACTTCCGCATTGAATTTGCTAAAAGTACATTTTATATGCATGCCATGATGTAAGAGCTCACACATATATTTACTACTTTTAGTTTAGTGCAACCATGTAAAAGAAATGGCACACAGCCCGCTCAAATAAATTGCAATTGAGAGGAGATGTTAAGCAGGGGCATATTTCTCTATTATATAGTCTGTACAACGACCATATCATGCTTAACTATGGGTCAGGTGACtgtttggtactccctccgtaaagaaatataagagcgtttagatcactactttagtgatccaaacgttcttatatttctttacagaggggatACTATGTTATTGTAGCAAAAATTGCATTAACGTGTCAACTGTTGCTTGCAACTCATTAGGTATAGTACTATATCAGAGAAATATACACATCAtctttactccctctgtaaactaatataagatcatctagatcactaaagtagtgatccaaACGATCTTATACTAGTTttacagacggagtacatgataagAAACATGGCATAGTTAGGCTCTTCTTAGTTTACCTATTCATGTCCTTATGAAATAGTTACAGCTTTCATAATAAAGATTAAGCGATCATTGTGCTGGCCAGTAAAGCAAATTTTGTTTGATGCCTTGCAGAAATATGATGTAGCAATTGGGGATATAACAATCTCACATAACAGAACTTCCTACGTCGATTTCACTCTACCGTACACAGAATCAGGAGTGGCAATGGTTGTTCCAGCCAAGAGCAGCAGAACTAACAAAGCATGGATTTTCGTTGAGCCATTATCACGTGGCCTGTGGCTCAGAAGCATCGGATTATTGTTCTACACATGGTTTGTTGTCTGCATATTGGAGCTTCTGGAAAACAACATAAATATTACTGGAGAAGTTCTGAGAAACATCGGGATTATGACATTTTTTTCTCTATTTGGAGACAGTAAGTACATTTACCAAAATACTACTATTCCTTAAGAGAAAATTAACTTTCACATAACATATGACATGAAGTATCAAGCTGCACCAAAATCATTATTTCATTCTTGGTGCAACTAACAAAGTTACAATGTTATAGCAAATAGGCATGCATCCAGTTGCCTCCATGTCTTAGATGAGCAAACAACCAATGTAGGGAACAAACCTTGGGTCTATGCTCAACAATCTGAGATGCTCCAAGTATGCAAGAACGTGAACGTGTAGACATAGCTTACAAAACTAGATGCTCCTGCTGTTGGATATGTttaagtgtatatgtggattgcctagccttTTTCATCAGTTCGTACTTTTGATTGTTTTGGCTAGTGCATGAAGTTTAACATGGTATCAGGGCCttcttgagttcaagtcctggctttcGCAATTTATCCAAAAATTGCTGCTGCCCCCCTTTGTGTCCATGTATAGGCCTCTTTAGCCATACCTCTAAGTCTATTCATGTATTGACTTCCCGCATCACACGTGAGAGGGGGTATTGAAGTGTATATGTAGATTGCCTAGCTCTtttcatcagttcggacttttggttgcatTGTTTAGTACATGAAGCTTAACGGATAGGCCTGGGGTGTATAAAACAAAGCTCGAGTGGTCAGGTTACTTTGTACGTCATTTCAGTATCTTATATACAATAGTTTTGTCACAGAAACAGTGCCGTATTACGAATAATTAACACTACAATAGCTTCGGTGTGGTACCTCTTGTCTCTGGCTGATGATCTAAGTTTGATTCTCAACCACACGTTCAGGATTTGCAGCTATGCTTGTCCAGAACCCTGTTCTGTGCGTCGTGAGCCATAAGATAACTACACTAGCAAATAATTCCCACTATCTGAAAAACTTAATAAGCACCACATGTAGAAAATTGAaacaattccttatttaacactatctTAAATTTTGTTTTCTTATTTAACACTGAAAAACTTTTTCTTCCCTATCTAACAACGAGTCTAAAATTTATGCCCTTTATAACACTTTCTTCCATTTTAAGACTAAATGACACATGAAAAAACCCTTTTGCCCTTCATGTGATATGTATGTGTGCGGGACAGTAGCACACACACATGCAATATCAGTACGGGGTAGTAGCAAACACACAGCGGCAACACATACACATCGCACGCAACACGCACACACGCAGCGGCAGCACATACACACGCACACAGCACACACACGCGCGCATCACACAACAACACACACCCACGCATCAGCACACACACAGCAGCAtgtacacacacacaaacacgcagtCATGCGACAGCACACACCGAGCAACACACGCAGCAGcatacacacgcacgcacacacaagcACGCAGGCACGCAGCAGcacatacacacacgcacacacacgca encodes the following:
- the LOC123101355 gene encoding glutamate receptor 2.1-like, with product MTRTSILMALEDFYAVHRNYSPKLVLHIRDSKSNNVQAASAALDLLENYSVQVIIGPQTSSQAAFVSALGNKTQVPVISFTATSPSLYSGSLPYFVRATLSDSTQVNSIASLIKVYGWRQVVPIYEETDYGRGVIPYLIDALQEIDARVPYRSVIPLSATTEQITQELYKLMTMQTRVFVVHMSPDLASILFTKAKEVGMMKKGFVWIMTDGLTNVIDSMDPSVMDAMNGVLGVKFYTPKSAELDNFTIRWNRRLQIDNPNDPPLKPTIFELWGYDTIWAVAQAVENLGIKNKTSFQKPAVARNMTSLGTSVYGPDLLKTILQYKFRGLSGHFDLSGRQLQASTFQIINVVGKGWQQIGFWTAENGISRRLYHGEAMPHHSGLASDLNPVIWPGKSTEIPRGWEAPVNGKKLRVGVHASVYPQFMTSEKDPITGATKASGLSIDVFEEAVKRLPYALPYEYVAFGTTNDTSSGGYDDFIYQVYLKKYDVAIGDITISHNRTSYVDFTLPYTESGVAMVVPAKSSRTNKAWIFLLENNINITGEVLRNIGIMTFFSLFGDRDRVRHLLSRIVLIVWVFFFLVLSASYTANLATMLTIRQLNPTITDIHDLRRSGDYVGCTHGSYVQSLLEQLNFDKSKIKTYSTYDGFYSALSKGSKNGGIAAFIHEVPYIRLFLARNCKGYTMVPFYKAAGFGYAFPKGSPLVGDISKAILSVIGGDTINQIEKKWIGVGYENNCNNAGRAPDPDELTFGSFRGLFKLNVAITTSCFVVAVIIYLYPRNEQRGQNGEQAQGNGGGQPGHNGAQAQGNGGEQPGHNGEQAQGNGGGQAGGEQPGQNGEQAQGNGGEQAGGAMVQQSPMGVQEETGQQTSEDARGGMVQLSLVRVEEVIGQQTSDHTRDGSTVADTGRRSLST